One part of the Astatotilapia calliptera chromosome 9, fAstCal1.2, whole genome shotgun sequence genome encodes these proteins:
- the LOC113029832 gene encoding V-set domain-containing T-cell activation inhibitor 1-like, whose product MAGNKCAVFLVLLTFTRTLTGGDTDVSCIFMETCMLPCSSEGGTAVIHWFQQSAGNRFVHSFYEGKDQLGLQNQRFRGRTSLFSDQISSGNASLLLTKVEVQDEGRYKCYTSTENGIKESFINLKMDAPVHEVDIQREGNTLTCCSEGIYPEPKLTWSTSPPSNVNSKCNTRMQETEQHLYNISSSVTPSDSETDLTFSCTISTRRSKRSVTWPSTSSKQSNSGATVAGVIAAIVITGVVAAVGFVLYKRRKSNTNKTHTDTELKVELNRSSATKHLTSPKQTPAALLQPCTEPS is encoded by the exons ATGGCTGGGAACAAGTGCGCAGTGTTTCTGGTGCTCCTGACATTTACGCGGACTTTAACCGGAGGAG ATACCGATGTGTCCTGCATTTTCATGGAGACCTGCATGCTGCCATGCAGCTCTGAGGGAGGCACTGCAGTCATCCACTGGTTCCAGCAATCAGCAGGAAACCGTTTTGTTCATTCATTCTATGAAGGCAAAGACCAGCTTGGACTGCAGAACCAGCGCTTCAGAGGCAGGACGTCACTGTTCAGCGACCAGATCTCCTCAGGAAACGCCTCACTCCTGCTGACAAAGGTGGAGGTTCAGGATGAAGGGAGATACAAGTGCTACACCAGCACTGAAAATGGAATCAAAGAATCATTTATCAATTTAAAAATGGATG ctCCAGTCCATGAAGTCGACATTCAGCGGGAAGGAAACACACTCACCTGTTGCTCAGAGGGGATCTACCCTGAACCTAAGCTCACCTGGTCCACCAGTCCTCCCTCCAATGTGAACAGCAAGTGCAACACCAGGATGCAGGAGACTGAGCAACACCTCTACAACATCAGTAGCTCTGTGACACCTTCAGACAGCGAAACTGATCTGACCTTCAGCTGCACCATCAGCACTCGCCGTAGCAAGAGGAGTGTAACTTGGCCCTCCACCTCATCTAAACAAA GTAATTCAGGAGCTACTGTAGCAGGGGTGATTGCAGCCATCGTGATTACAGGAGTAGTAGCAGCAGTAGGCTTCGTGCTGTATAAGCGCAGAAAG agcAACACCAACAAAACACATAC TGACACTGAACTTAAGGTGGAGCTGAATAGAAGCTCTGCCACGAAACATCTGACATCCCCCAAGCAGACCCCAGCAGCTCTGCTTCAGCCCTGCACTGAACCCTCCTGA
- the LOC113029925 gene encoding V-set domain-containing T-cell activation inhibitor 1-like isoform X2 — protein sequence MKMSRMLAGIKCVVFLMVLIFQWTHARGDTEVSCIFKKSCMLRCSYSGRDVVIHWTQVSAGDLNVHSFYNNQDQLKLQSERFRGRTSLFNDQIAAGNASLQLKKVEFQDEGRYKCYTSTDGGNQESFINLKIKGSGNSGAILGGVIAAIVITGVVAAVGFMLYKRRKVQQEPQSTDSDSAY from the exons ATGAAAATGAGCAGGATGCTGGCTGGGATCAAATGTGTCGTGTTTTTGATGGTCCTGATTTTCCAGTGGACTCATGCAAGAGGAG ATACTGAGGTGTCCTGCATTTTCAAGAAAAGCTGCATGTTACGGTGCAGCTATAGTGGCAGAGATGTAGTCATCCACTGGACTCAGGTATCAGCAGGAGACCTTAATGTCCACTCATTCTACAATAACCAAGACCAACTCAAACTCCAGAGTGAGCGCTTCAGAGGCAGGACGTCACTATTCAATGACCAGATCGCCGCAGGAAACGCCTCACTGCAGCTGAAAAAGGTGGAGTTTCAGGATGAAGGCAGATACAAGTGCTACACCAGCACTGACGGAGGAAACCAAGAATCATTTATTAACCTAAAGATAaagg GTTCAGGTAATTCAGGAGCTATTTTAGGAGGAGTGATTGCAGCCATCGTGATTACAGGAGTAGTAGCAGCAGTAGGCTTCATGCTTTATAAACGCAGAAAAG TGCAACAAGAACCACAAAGTACAGACAGTGATTCTGCATAC TAA
- the LOC113029925 gene encoding myelin-oligodendrocyte glycoprotein-like isoform X1, with the protein MKMSRMLAGIKCVVFLMVLIFQWTHARGDTEVSCIFKKSCMLRCSYSGRDVVIHWTQVSAGDLNVHSFYNNQDQLKLQSERFRGRTSLFNDQIAAGNASLQLKKVEFQDEGRYKCYTSTDGGNQESFINLKIKGSGNSGAILGGVIAAIVITGVVAAVGFMLYKRRKVQQEPQSTDSDSAYCVRVKQRSTTSMT; encoded by the exons ATGAAAATGAGCAGGATGCTGGCTGGGATCAAATGTGTCGTGTTTTTGATGGTCCTGATTTTCCAGTGGACTCATGCAAGAGGAG ATACTGAGGTGTCCTGCATTTTCAAGAAAAGCTGCATGTTACGGTGCAGCTATAGTGGCAGAGATGTAGTCATCCACTGGACTCAGGTATCAGCAGGAGACCTTAATGTCCACTCATTCTACAATAACCAAGACCAACTCAAACTCCAGAGTGAGCGCTTCAGAGGCAGGACGTCACTATTCAATGACCAGATCGCCGCAGGAAACGCCTCACTGCAGCTGAAAAAGGTGGAGTTTCAGGATGAAGGCAGATACAAGTGCTACACCAGCACTGACGGAGGAAACCAAGAATCATTTATTAACCTAAAGATAaagg GTTCAGGTAATTCAGGAGCTATTTTAGGAGGAGTGATTGCAGCCATCGTGATTACAGGAGTAGTAGCAGCAGTAGGCTTCATGCTTTATAAACGCAGAAAAG TGCAACAAGAACCACAAAGTACAGACAGTGATTCTGCATAC tgtgtCAGAGTGAAACAGCGCTCAACAACATCCATGACATGA